The window TCATGGCATATTCTATGACTGCTTTTGATAGTTTATGCATGATATCCTTTATTTTTCTGTTCCTTGTTAAATACAGCCTGTTTATCCTTTTTGTATTCTCTCTGTTTTTCCTCTGCCTGTCACTGATAGATTTTAATCTTGATAACTCTTTATTGAAATACTGGTTTATTGATTTCAGAACACCGCCCTTGACAGCAATACCCTTTTCGGATATGTTGTTTCCAATGGTTACGATGTTCCTCACACCAAT is drawn from Thermoplasma sp. Kam2015 and contains these coding sequences:
- a CDS encoding transposase, with product IGVRNIVTIGNNISEKGIAVKGGVLKSINQYFNKELSRLKSISDRQRKNRENTKRINRLYLTRNRKIKDIMHKLSKAVIEYAM